One genomic window of Gossypium hirsutum isolate 1008001.06 chromosome D11, Gossypium_hirsutum_v2.1, whole genome shotgun sequence includes the following:
- the LOC107911941 gene encoding ubiquitin-related modifier 1 homolog 2, translated as MHLTLEFGGGLELLCESVKIHNVNVDLPKGADKLSMRDLLAWVRTNLIKERPEMFMKGESVRPGVLVLVNDCDWELSGQLDTTLEEKDLVVFISTLHGG; from the exons ATGCATTTGACCCTTGAATTCGG TGGAGGCTTAGAGCTTTTATGCGAATCTGTTAAAATTCATAATGTGAACGTTGATCTGCCAAAAGGAGCAGATAAG TTAAGCATGAGGGATTTACTAGCCTGGGTTCGTACCAATTTGATCAAGGAGAGACCTGAAATGTTCATGAAAGGGGAGTCTGt GAGACCTGGTGTTCTTGTCCTTGTAAATGACTGCGATTGGGAGTTGAGTGGCCAGCTTGATACTACCTTGGAAGAGAAGGATTTGGTAGTTTTTATCTCAACATTGCACGGTGGATAA
- the LOC107910892 gene encoding uncharacterized protein has product MASNLSESQSFGLTSIAEEEARWCCVLVLVTLLLLNSFKETNYTITKDEDYDGKGVSRRVLERACDEIYVVAEGETLHSISDKCGDPFIVEHNPHIHDPDDVFPGLLIKITPLSLPTHSFSL; this is encoded by the coding sequence ATGGCTTCCAATCTTTCTGAGAGTCAGAGTTTTGGATTGACATCTATAGCTGAGGAAGAAGCTCGTTGGTGCTGTGTCCTTGTGTTGGTAACCCTGTTATTGCTCAACTCTTTCAAGGAAACTAACTATACCATAACAAAGGATGAGGATTATGATGGGAAAGGGGTGAGTCGTCGGGTGTTGGAGCGAGCGTGTGATGAAATCTATGTGGTTGCAGAAGGAGAAACCCTCCACTCCATTAGCGACAAGTGTGGGGATCCTTTTATAGTGGAGCACAACCCCCATATTCATGACCCTGATGATGTATTTCCCGGACTTCTCATCAAGATTACTCCTCTCTCTCTACCAACTCACTCATTTAGCCTCTAG
- the LOC107911939 gene encoding SPX and EXS domain-containing protein 1 isoform X2 — MVSDMGLHLLQDWMGFSHENERGLARLVLTMMVWLWGVCLWVFSQSTINYAKIFDLDSNHLTHREIWKCSIWMTVIVPTSMTAYLYLYSHGEVALAASQPVILYVAVALVLIFPFDIFYFSSRYFLLRTLWRIALPLQPISFPDFFLADILTSMAKVFSDLERSVCRMVHRQVATIAWFEADSVCGSHSVAIPLVLVIPYIWRLLQCLRQYKDTKEKPTLFNALKYSTAVPVIFLSALKYHVSPDRWTYVYRRLWLFSSVVNSLYSFYWDITRDWDLSVFTRIFKFNKPSLCTNLFYGRRWVYFWVIGSNLILRCTWTYKLSAHLRHNYLTVFMVTALEMLRRFQWIFFRVENEWNKITKSGFQIPMVDMPREEEKLLGSTNHNV, encoded by the exons ATGGTTTCTGATATGGGCCTTCACTTGTTGCAAG ATTGGATGGGATTCAGTCATGAGAATGAGCGTGGACTTGCGAGACTTGTTCTT ACTATGATGGTTTGGCTATGGGGAGTGTGTTTATGGGTCTTCTCACAAAGCACTATTAATTATGCAAAAATATTTGACCTTGATTCAAACCACCTTACTCACAGAGAAATATGGAAG TGTAGCATATGGATGACAGTTATAGTGCCAACTAGCATGACAGCATACCTTTATCTTTACTCCCATGGAGAAGTAGCATTGGCAGCATCACAACCA GTGATCCTCTATGTTGCTGTTGCTTTGGTTTTGATATTCCCCTTTgacattttctatttttcatctcGTTACTTCTTGCTAAGAACACTCTGGCGTATAGCTCTCCCACTTCAG CCAATTTCATTTCCTGACTTCTTCTTGGCTGATATTCTGACCTCCATGGCCAAG GTATTTTCAGATTTGGAGCGTTCAGTCTGTCGAATGGTTCATCGCCAG GTCGCAACAATCGCATGGTTTGAAGCAGACTCAGTTTGTGGCAGCCACTCAGTTGCAATTCCACTAGTGCTTGTTATTCCTTATATTTGGCGGCTACTGCAATGTCTGCGGCAGTACAAGGACACAAAAGAGAAACCAACCCTTTTTAATG CTTTAAAATATTCAACAGCTGTCCCTGTGATTTTTCTCTCGGCTCTTAAATATCATGTTTCACCTGATAGGTGGACATATGTTTATCGTCGCCTCTGGCTTTTTTCAAGTGTTGTCAACTCACTCTACTCATTTTATTGGGACATAACACGTGATTGGGACCTTAG TGTCTTCACCAGAATCTTCAAGTTCAACAAACCAAGTTTGTGCACCAATCTGTTCTATGGGCGAAGATGG GTTTATTTTTGGGTTATCGGAAGCAACTTGATTTTGCGTTGCACATGGACATATAAACTGTCTGCTCATCTCCGCCACAACTACTTGACTGTGTTTATGGTCACTGCCTTAGAGATGCTAAGAAGGTTCCAATGGATATTCTTCCGAGTTGAAAATGAATGGAACAAAATTACCAAGTCCGGTTTTCAGATTCCAATGGTTGACATGCCAAGAGAGGAGGAAAAGTTACTGGGCTCAACTAATCACAATGTGTAG
- the LOC107911939 gene encoding SPX and EXS domain-containing protein 1 isoform X1, producing MFENQTAIASSHSPHLRKPGSKSVSSDLGAGEPGNSVQEGYVFPLTVGEMKASNSPMHTTAIMPSPIFLWRFKVIWFLIWAFTCCKIGWDSVMRMSVDLRDLFLYEAFLYYNPLLLVTMMVWLWGVCLWVFSQSTINYAKIFDLDSNHLTHREIWKCSIWMTVIVPTSMTAYLYLYSHGEVALAASQPVILYVAVALVLIFPFDIFYFSSRYFLLRTLWRIALPLQPISFPDFFLADILTSMAKVFSDLERSVCRMVHRQVATIAWFEADSVCGSHSVAIPLVLVIPYIWRLLQCLRQYKDTKEKPTLFNALKYSTAVPVIFLSALKYHVSPDRWTYVYRRLWLFSSVVNSLYSFYWDITRDWDLSVFTRIFKFNKPSLCTNLFYGRRWVYFWVIGSNLILRCTWTYKLSAHLRHNYLTVFMVTALEMLRRFQWIFFRVENEWNKITKSGFQIPMVDMPREEEKLLGSTNHNV from the exons ATGTTTGAAAATCAGACGGCAATCGCTTCTTCTCACAGTCCTCACCTTCGGAAACCTGGCTCCAAATCTGTTTCTTCTGACCTAG GGGCTGGTGAACCTGGAAATAGTGTTCAAGAGGGTTACGTGTTTCCTTTGACGGTAGGTGAAATGAAGGCGTCTAATTCACCCATGCACACCACAGCCATAATGCCTTCTCCCATCTTTCTATGGAGATTTAAG GTTATATGGTTTCTGATATGGGCCTTCACTTGTTGCAAG ATTGGATGGGATTCAGTCATGAGAATGAGCGTGGACTTGCGAGACTTGTTCTTGTATGAGGCATTCTTATATTATAACCCTCTCCTCCTTGTG ACTATGATGGTTTGGCTATGGGGAGTGTGTTTATGGGTCTTCTCACAAAGCACTATTAATTATGCAAAAATATTTGACCTTGATTCAAACCACCTTACTCACAGAGAAATATGGAAG TGTAGCATATGGATGACAGTTATAGTGCCAACTAGCATGACAGCATACCTTTATCTTTACTCCCATGGAGAAGTAGCATTGGCAGCATCACAACCA GTGATCCTCTATGTTGCTGTTGCTTTGGTTTTGATATTCCCCTTTgacattttctatttttcatctcGTTACTTCTTGCTAAGAACACTCTGGCGTATAGCTCTCCCACTTCAG CCAATTTCATTTCCTGACTTCTTCTTGGCTGATATTCTGACCTCCATGGCCAAG GTATTTTCAGATTTGGAGCGTTCAGTCTGTCGAATGGTTCATCGCCAG GTCGCAACAATCGCATGGTTTGAAGCAGACTCAGTTTGTGGCAGCCACTCAGTTGCAATTCCACTAGTGCTTGTTATTCCTTATATTTGGCGGCTACTGCAATGTCTGCGGCAGTACAAGGACACAAAAGAGAAACCAACCCTTTTTAATG CTTTAAAATATTCAACAGCTGTCCCTGTGATTTTTCTCTCGGCTCTTAAATATCATGTTTCACCTGATAGGTGGACATATGTTTATCGTCGCCTCTGGCTTTTTTCAAGTGTTGTCAACTCACTCTACTCATTTTATTGGGACATAACACGTGATTGGGACCTTAG TGTCTTCACCAGAATCTTCAAGTTCAACAAACCAAGTTTGTGCACCAATCTGTTCTATGGGCGAAGATGG GTTTATTTTTGGGTTATCGGAAGCAACTTGATTTTGCGTTGCACATGGACATATAAACTGTCTGCTCATCTCCGCCACAACTACTTGACTGTGTTTATGGTCACTGCCTTAGAGATGCTAAGAAGGTTCCAATGGATATTCTTCCGAGTTGAAAATGAATGGAACAAAATTACCAAGTCCGGTTTTCAGATTCCAATGGTTGACATGCCAAGAGAGGAGGAAAAGTTACTGGGCTCAACTAATCACAATGTGTAG
- the LOC107911943 gene encoding ribosomal RNA small subunit methyltransferase, chloroplastic isoform X1 yields the protein MTTAVQLFHSLPPIASLPTATVPAAKSSAGARNQPASLHVVCASRKSRDDDYHATLKALNSKGRFPRKSLGQHYMLNPEINGQLARAANVEEGDVVLEIGPGTGSLTNVLINSGATVLAIEKDPHMVDLVRERFETTDKFKVLQEDFVKCHIRSHISPILESRKALNVSLIRAKVVSNLPFNISTDVIKLLLPMGDIFSEVVLLLQEETAVRLVESSLRTSEYRPINVFVNFYSEPEYNFRVPRTNFFPQPNVDAAVVTFRLKQAPDYPSVASTKSFFSMVHSAFNGKRKMLRRSLQHICPSNEIERALGDAGLPTTSRPEELTLDDFVKLYNMIAKV from the exons ATGACCACTGCGGTTCAGCTCTTCCACTCTCTCCCGCCAATTGCTTCCCTCCCGACCGCTACAGTCCCGGCGGCCAAAAGCAGCGCCGGCGCACGAAACCAACCAGCATCGTTGCATGTAGTGTGCGCTTCGAGGAAGAGCCGAGATGACGACTACCACGCCACTCTCAAAGCTCTCAACTCCAAAGGTCGCTTCCCACGAAAATCCCTCGGCCAG CATTACATGTTGAATCCTGAAATTAACGGGCAACTGGCACGAGCGGCCAATGTAGAAGAAGGTGACGTGGTGTTAGAAATCGGACCGGGAACTGGTTCTTTGACCAATGTCCTCATAAACTCCGGCGCCACCGTTCTCGCCATCGAAAAG GATCCTCATATGGTGGATCTTGTAAGAGAAAGATTTGAAACCACGGACAAGTTCAAG gtATTACAAGAGGATTTTGTCAAATGTCACATTCGTTCTCATATTTCTCCAATATTGGAAAGTAGAAAGGCTTTGAACGTGAGCTTGATTCGTGCCAAA GTAGTTTCTAACCTACCCTTCAACATAAGTACGGATGTAATTAAACTACTTCTTCCTATGGGTGATATTTTCTCTGAAGTTGTTCTCTTGCTTCAG GAGGAAACAGCTGTGCGGTTGGTGGAATCGTCTTTGCGGACATCTGAGTACCGACCCATCAACGTCTTTGTTAATTTTTATTCTG AGCCTGAATACAACTTTAGAGTCCCAAGAACAAATTTCTTTCCTCAACCTAAT GTTGATGCAGCTGTTGTTACATTTAGGCTGAAACAAGCCCCAGACTATCCTTCAGTGGCCTCCACGAAAAGCTTTTTCTCCATG GTGCATTCTGCATTCAATGGAAAACGGAAGATGTTGAGGAGATCTCTCCAGCACATATGCCCATCTAATGAGATAGAAAGAGCTCTTGGAGATGCTGGCCTTCCAACGACA TCAAGACCTGAGGAGCTCACCTTAGATGATTTTGTGAAGTTGTACAACATGATTGCAAAAGTCTAG
- the LOC107911943 gene encoding ribosomal RNA small subunit methyltransferase, chloroplastic isoform X2 — protein sequence MTTAVQLFHSLPPIASLPTATVPAAKSSAGARNQPASLHVVCASRKSRDDDYHATLKALNSKGRFPRKSLGQHYMLNPEINGQLARAANVEEGDVVLEIGPGTGSLTNVLINSGATVLAIEKDPHMVDLVRERFETTDKFKVLQEDFVKCHIRSHISPILESRKALNVSLIRAKVVSNLPFNISTDVIKLLLPMGDIFSEVVLLLQEETAVRLVESSLRTSEYRPINVFVNFYSEPEYNFRVPRTNFFPQPNVDAAVVTFRLKQAPDYPSVASTKSFFSMVG from the exons ATGACCACTGCGGTTCAGCTCTTCCACTCTCTCCCGCCAATTGCTTCCCTCCCGACCGCTACAGTCCCGGCGGCCAAAAGCAGCGCCGGCGCACGAAACCAACCAGCATCGTTGCATGTAGTGTGCGCTTCGAGGAAGAGCCGAGATGACGACTACCACGCCACTCTCAAAGCTCTCAACTCCAAAGGTCGCTTCCCACGAAAATCCCTCGGCCAG CATTACATGTTGAATCCTGAAATTAACGGGCAACTGGCACGAGCGGCCAATGTAGAAGAAGGTGACGTGGTGTTAGAAATCGGACCGGGAACTGGTTCTTTGACCAATGTCCTCATAAACTCCGGCGCCACCGTTCTCGCCATCGAAAAG GATCCTCATATGGTGGATCTTGTAAGAGAAAGATTTGAAACCACGGACAAGTTCAAG gtATTACAAGAGGATTTTGTCAAATGTCACATTCGTTCTCATATTTCTCCAATATTGGAAAGTAGAAAGGCTTTGAACGTGAGCTTGATTCGTGCCAAA GTAGTTTCTAACCTACCCTTCAACATAAGTACGGATGTAATTAAACTACTTCTTCCTATGGGTGATATTTTCTCTGAAGTTGTTCTCTTGCTTCAG GAGGAAACAGCTGTGCGGTTGGTGGAATCGTCTTTGCGGACATCTGAGTACCGACCCATCAACGTCTTTGTTAATTTTTATTCTG AGCCTGAATACAACTTTAGAGTCCCAAGAACAAATTTCTTTCCTCAACCTAAT GTTGATGCAGCTGTTGTTACATTTAGGCTGAAACAAGCCCCAGACTATCCTTCAGTGGCCTCCACGAAAAGCTTTTTCTCCATGGTTGGTTGA